In Halosimplex halophilum, the genomic stretch AGTTCGCCGTACTCCGTCTTCGGCACGTCGGCGGTCGTCGTGAACTCGGTGTCCGGCGGGCGGCCGTACTCGCCGTCGCCGTCGGCGTCCCAGAGGAGTTCCAGGTCCACCGATCCGCCCGGTGATCCGTCGAGCCCCTCGAACGCGACGGTCTGCTCGCTTCGCCCCTCCGGGACGACCGCCTCGCGGCTGTAGTACTCGCCTCCGCTCCTGAGGTCGACGACGAACAGCGCCCCGTCGGGGACGCGGATCGACGCGTTCACGCGCAGCGTCCACGAGTCCGCGCCCGACTCGACGGCCGTCGCCGCGAGGTCCGACCAGCGCGGCTCCGGCCCGACGACGACGCGGCGCTCCCAGACCGTCCTGTTCCCGTTCGTCACCCGGAGGGTGAACCGCTCGCGGTCGGCCGTCGAGAGGCCGGTCAGCCACGCGTCGAACTCCGACCGCGAGCGCTCGGGGTCGGCGGCCGCGGAGGCGTTCGCGGTCGTGGTCACGGTGTCGTCGGCCAGCACCGTCCCGTTCGACCCGACCGCCGCGACCTCGACGGTCCGCCCGGGCAGGAGGTTCGTGTACCCCGACAGTATCGCCTCGTCGGCGCCCGCGTCGATCCGGGCCGGCCCCCGCCCGCTCGTCCGGAGGCCCGCCGTCGGCGAGTCGACGGTCGCGTCCGGGCCGACGAAGGCGAAGTTGTCTTCGAGCGGCGGCCCCTCCGGGCGTTCGAGCGTCACCTCGAAGTCGTCCCAGTCGGGGAACGACGGGAACCGCTCGTCGCTGTCCCGTTCGGTCACCACGATGTCGCTCGTGTCGACGACCGCGTACGTCGTCGCGGTCCGGCGGTCCCGGACGACGCGCGTCTCGCTCCGTTCGAGCGCGATCTCGTAGGGCCGGCGGTTCGGTCCCACGAGCGCCCGGACCGTCAGGTTCGTCCGCGACTCCTCCAGCGCGGCGAAGAACCGCTCGGTCGCGGTCGCGCCGTCGGCGGCCGCGACCGACTCGTTCAGCGCCTCGGACCGGATCCGGACCACGAGCGTATCGCCGTAGACGACGGTGTCGTCGTAGCCGGGTTCGGTGAGCGTCCCGTTCGATCGCAGCGCGCGAACGTCGCCCGCGTCGGCGATCCGGTCGTCGACGGACCCGTTCGCGGCGAGCACTGTGAGGTTCGCGCCGGACTGGCCGCCGTCGGCCGCGACACCGCCGGCGACGGCGGCGCCCGCCAGTCCCACGAGCACCAGCGCGGCGAGCGCTGTCCGGTTCGCGGTCGGTGAGCGGAGGGCCATATCGCGGCGTGTCGGCCGAGCGAAATAAATGCCTTCTGTCCGGCGAGCGCCCCGCCGACCCCCGACAGCTAACTACCCGGCGCGAGTGGTTGTCGGCAATGACGAGGGGTCCCGGACTGGTCGGCGACGAGCGCGGCGGCGTCGAGCGGTGGGTCGTCTGGCTGGTCGCCGTCGCGGTCGTCGCCGGGCTCGTCGGCTCGGTCGTCTACCTCGGCGACGAACTCCGCCGCGACAGCCCCGGCGCCGACTTCTCCGTGGCGTTCGACGCCGAAGCCGGATCGGTGACCGTCGAACACGCCGGCGGCGATTCGATCTCCGATCGGACGACCGAGCGGCTGTCCGTCGTCGTCCTCGACAGTTCGGCCGGGACGAGCGCGGAAGTGGTGTGGGTCGGCGACTCGCCCGGCGCGACCAAACGGGGGGTGGGGTATCCGGTCGCTCCCGGCGACTCGCTGACGGTCGACGACCCCAGCGTGGACGCCGACGGCGACGGGAACTACCTGGACGCCGAGCGGAGCGTGGGGTTCTACCTGGAGTCCGGGGACAGCGTTCGGGTGGTGTGGACCGGCTCGATGCGCGGGACGAGACAGTCGGTGACGCTCGCGAACGCAACGCTGGAGTGAGCGGGTTCGTCTTCGGTGTCTCTGAGAGGACTGCACTCTGCGGTGAGCGCTGAAAGCCCTCGGCGCGCTCGCTCTGAATCGGATCGACCGCACTCGACAGCAGGCGTTGAAAGCCCTCGGCGCGCTCGCGGTCGCTGAGCGGGATATCCGCGCTCTCCGCACCGCCCGCTCACGGCACAGCCGTTCGCTTCGAGGCGCTGCGCGCCTCGCACCGCGCGGATAGTGCCCGCTCAGACGACTGGATAAACGCGAGCGCGCCTCGCCCTTTCAGTCCACCAGGGACCGCGACCGCACGGTGTGGCACCGCGCCCGCCCCGCACAGCACCGCAACGGGCCACGAGCCTCCCCAGCCGATTCGCGACACGCGAGTCGCGAATCCCTCGCACGGCTCGGTCGCGCGCACGAGAGCGCGCGACAGCGCGCGCCGTTCGGAAGGTCGTCGTTCTGGGCCGTTCAGACGCCCTTCCGCATCAGGTGGCTGCGGAGCACGTCGTTCTCCTTGGTGCCGGCGACGGGGTTGACGAGCACGACCACGTCGTCGCTCCCGAGGTGGCCGCCGTCGGCGAGTTCTTGCGCGGCGGCGGCGCCGACGCCGCCGGTCGCGCTGGCCTCGATACCCTCGGCGTTGAGCTGGACCGCCGCCTCGAGCGCGTCGTCGTCGTCCGCGCCGACCGCCCAGCCGCCGGTGTCGCGGACGGCCTCCAGGGCGAGCGCGCCGCCGGCGGGGTCCGGGACCTCCAGCGAGCCGACGAGCGTGTCCGGGCGCTCCCACGCCTCGGTGTCGTCGTCGCCCGCGTCGTCGGCGGCGACGACCGGCGCGCAGTTCTCGGGCTGTGCGACGTGCAGGGCGGGTGCGTCGTCGACGAGCCCCGCGGCCTGCAACTGCTCGGCGGCGAGGTGGCTGCCGACGACGCCGAGGCCGTGACCGGTTGGGTGGACGACGGCGTCGGGGACCTCCCAGTCGAGTTGCTCGACGACCTCGAACAGGAGCGTCTTGGCGCCCTCGTGGCGGTAGGGGGTGTCGAACGGCGCCAGCGAGTGCCAGTCGGTGTTGTCGTCGCTCATCGCGCCCTCGAAGGCGTCGACGGCGTCCGGGTAGCGGCCCTCGACGACGCTCATGTCGCCGCCGTGGACGTTGGTCATCGCCTTGGCGACGAACGTCGAGCGCGTCGGGACGAACGCCTCCGACTTCAGTCCCGCGCGGGCGGCGTAGGCGGCGGCGCTCTGGCCCGCGTCGCCCGTGGTCGGGAGCGCGACTTTCTCCGCGCCGTGGTCGCGGGCGGCGGTCACGGCGAGGGCTGTCCCGCGGTCGGCGGTCGTCCCGGTCGGGTTCGCGCCCTCGTCTTTGACGTAGACGGCGCCGACGCCGAGTGCCTCGGCGAACTCCGGCGCGGGGATCAGCGGCGTCGTCCCCTCGTCGAGCGTCACGAGCGAGTCGGCGGGGAACGGCAGGAGGTCGGAAAAGCGAGCGATGCCGTCGAACCGCGCCGCGCCGAGCGATTCGCGGGTCACCTCGGCGGCGTCGGCGTCGTAGCTCGCGCGGAGGACGCCGCCGCAGTCGGGACAGCGCCGCGGGGCCGCCGCGGGGTCGTGGGTCGCCGCGCAGTCGGCGCAGACGAGGCCGTCGAGCGACGTGGTCGTGTCCATACCCGGAGCGCGGGATGCCATCGACTAAGCACTGTCCGTTCGCGGCCGCTGGGGCGGCGAACGGGTTCGGGGCTCGGCAGGAGGCCCCTCCGCGAGCGGACGGAGACAGGGGGCGTTTAGTGGGTCGGGCCGAAGGGACCGGTATGAGCGAGGTCGTCATCGTCGGCGGCGGACTGGCGGGCCTGGTCGCGGCGCGGCGCCTGGCCCGGGACGAGGCGGACGTGACGCTGTTCGAACGCCGCGCGGAACTCGGGGGACGGGTCCGCTCGCGCGAGGTCGACGGCTTCACCCTCGACCGCGGGTTCCAGGTCCTCTTTTCGGCCTACCCGGCCGTCCGCGAGGAACTCGATCTGGGCGCCCTCGATCTCCGCACGTTCGCCCCCGGGGCGACCATCGCCCGCCCGGACCACCGCTCGACGCTCGCCGACCCGTTCCGCGCGCCGCTGGCCGCCGTCGAGTCGGCGATGAACCCAGACGTGACCCTGCTGGACAAGCTCCGCGTGCTCAGGCTCCGCCGTGAACTCGGCAACGCCGACCCCGACGAGCTCCTCGACGGCCCGACCGAGAGCATCCGCGAGTACCTCGACGGGAAGGGGTTCTCCGAGAAGTTCGTCGAGA encodes the following:
- a CDS encoding PGF-CTERM sorting domain-containing protein, with the protein product MALRSPTANRTALAALVLVGLAGAAVAGGVAADGGQSGANLTVLAANGSVDDRIADAGDVRALRSNGTLTEPGYDDTVVYGDTLVVRIRSEALNESVAAADGATATERFFAALEESRTNLTVRALVGPNRRPYEIALERSETRVVRDRRTATTYAVVDTSDIVVTERDSDERFPSFPDWDDFEVTLERPEGPPLEDNFAFVGPDATVDSPTAGLRTSGRGPARIDAGADEAILSGYTNLLPGRTVEVAAVGSNGTVLADDTVTTTANASAAADPERSRSEFDAWLTGLSTADRERFTLRVTNGNRTVWERRVVVGPEPRWSDLAATAVESGADSWTLRVNASIRVPDGALFVVDLRSGGEYYSREAVVPEGRSEQTVAFEGLDGSPGGSVDLELLWDADGDGEYGRPPDTEFTTTADVPKTEYGELSVEFGVDGAGVTTVTPTPTPTATAEPTATGTATARPTATQTATPAATAPPEPPTTPKTATRTGAGTKAGTSTATPTTADTTGTATAGRTATAATSGDGPGFGVAAASVALLAGLFAATRRG
- a CDS encoding type IV pilin, which codes for MTRGPGLVGDERGGVERWVVWLVAVAVVAGLVGSVVYLGDELRRDSPGADFSVAFDAEAGSVTVEHAGGDSISDRTTERLSVVVLDSSAGTSAEVVWVGDSPGATKRGVGYPVAPGDSLTVDDPSVDADGDGNYLDAERSVGFYLESGDSVRVVWTGSMRGTRQSVTLANATLE
- a CDS encoding threonine synthase, whose amino-acid sequence is MDTTTSLDGLVCADCAATHDPAAAPRRCPDCGGVLRASYDADAAEVTRESLGAARFDGIARFSDLLPFPADSLVTLDEGTTPLIPAPEFAEALGVGAVYVKDEGANPTGTTADRGTALAVTAARDHGAEKVALPTTGDAGQSAAAYAARAGLKSEAFVPTRSTFVAKAMTNVHGGDMSVVEGRYPDAVDAFEGAMSDDNTDWHSLAPFDTPYRHEGAKTLLFEVVEQLDWEVPDAVVHPTGHGLGVVGSHLAAEQLQAAGLVDDAPALHVAQPENCAPVVAADDAGDDDTEAWERPDTLVGSLEVPDPAGGALALEAVRDTGGWAVGADDDDALEAAVQLNAEGIEASATGGVGAAAAQELADGGHLGSDDVVVLVNPVAGTKENDVLRSHLMRKGV